From one Solanum stenotomum isolate F172 chromosome 12, ASM1918654v1, whole genome shotgun sequence genomic stretch:
- the LOC125849320 gene encoding tryptophan aminotransferase-related protein 4-like, translating to MSLVDLKWKVLFSVSVIVNFTCIVLVIIQSRTRLSWTREAAIEAENVASISCSGHGRAYLDGLVFREDGTPICECNACFTGPDCSLFKPNCAVDVDSGNPMFLEPFWKQNAGSSGVMVAGWHRMGYEFEDGSLISKQLKSVIHKLHDTVGNANTSNKYILFGAGSTQLLNAAVYALSHHTPYSSPTKVVASAPYYPVYKSQTELLDSKKYKFSGDTSSWKNKTRSTSTSTDFIEFVTCPNNPDGHLNKAVLQGKFARHVYDLAYYWPHYTAIPSPMDEDLMLFTLSKLTGHAGSRFGWAIVKDKDVYDRMVEYIDLNTYGVPRETQLRALKLLNVVLQGDRREMFRFAHTIMKTRWEKLAEILSTSKRFSIEQLPSQHCAFSKQVRPPSPAFAWLKCEAEEDEECHNVLRKADIIGRKGAAFGVENRYVRLSVVNSRDDFDLLLQRLQDLVSKHRSVFDGVMSL from the exons ATGTCGTTAGTAGATTTAAAGTGGAAAGTGTTATTTAGCGTTTCAGTAATTGTCAATTTTACATGTATTGTGTTAGTAATAATTCAGAGTAGGACGCGCCTAAGCTGGACAAGAGAAGCAGCTATAGAAGCAGAGAATGTTGCGTCTATTAGTTGTTCAGGACATGGAAGGGCTTATTTAGATGGCTTAGTATTCAGAGAGGACGGAACACCTATTTGTGAGTGCAATGCATGCTTTACCGGCCCTGATTGCTCTCTCTTTAAACCCAATTGCGCGGTTGATGTAGACAG TGGGAACCCAATGTTTTTAGAGCCATTTTGGAAGCAAAATGCAGGGAGTAGTGGTGTAATGGTGGCGGGATGGCATAGAATGGGATATGAATTTGAGGATGGTTCACTCATTTCTAAGCAATTGAAGAGTGTAATCCACAAGTTACATGACACTGTAGGAAATGCAAACACATCAAACAAGTACATATTATTTGGAGCTGGCTCAACTCAGCTTCTTAATGCCGCGGTGTATGCTCTTTCCCATCACACCCCTTATTCATCGCCCACCAAAGTTGTTGCTTCTGCTCCTTACTACCCTGTTTACAAATCACAAACAGAGCTATTGGATTCGAAGAAGTATAAGTTTAGTGGAGATACATCCTCGTGGAAAAACAAAACAAGGAGTACTAGTACTAGTACGGATTTCATTGAGTTTGTGACATGTCCAAACAATCCAGATGGGCACTTAAACAAGGCAGTCCTTCAAGGAAAATTTGCAAGGCATGTTTACGATTTAGCTTACTATTGGCCACATTACACCGCGATTCCAAGCCCTATGGATGAAGATCTCATGTTATTTACACTTTCAAAGCTCACTGGTCATGCCGGTAGCAGATTTGG ATGGGCTATAGTCAAAGACAAAGATGTGTACGATAGAATGGTGGAATACATAGATTTAAACACTTATGGTGTTCCGCGTGAAACTCAATTGAGAGCTTTAAAACTCTTAAATGTTGTGTTACAAGGAGATAGAAGAGAAATGTTTCGATTTGCACATACAATTATGAAGACTAGATGGGAAAAGCTCGCGGAGATCTTGTCTACTTCAAAACGATTCTCAATTGAACAACTTCCCTCCCAACATTGTGCATTTTCAAAACAAGTTAGGCCACCTTCTCCAG CTTTTGCGTGGTTAAAATGTGAAgcggaagaagatgaagagtgTCACAACGTGCTGAGGAAAGCAGATATTATTGGTCGAAAAGGCGCTGCATTTGGAGTTGAAAATCGTTATGTTCGTCTTAGTGTTGTGAATAGCAGAGATGATTTCGATTTATTGCTGCAGCGACTACAAGATCTAGTGTCTAAACATCGATCTGTCTTCGATGGTGTCATGTCATTATGA